The sequence below is a genomic window from Polyangiaceae bacterium.
CGCCTGACCCTGAAAGAAATCGTCGAAGATCTGTTCGAGCTCCGCCTTCGGGATCCCCGGGCCGGAATCTCGCACGCTGACCAAGGCGTAGCGGGGCGCACGGTCCTTCTCCAGCCAGCTCTGGGGGGCCTCCGGGACATCGTGTTCATTCGCCAGACGCAGCGTGAGCTGTACCCGGCCCGCCTGAGGTGTGAACTTGAGCGCGTTGTCGAGCAGGTTACTCACCAGCTGAAGCAAGCGTTGACCGTCACACTGCAGGAGCAAGGCGCCTGGGCTCTGGAGGGTCAGCGTGACCTTGCGCTCCTTGGCGCGCGCCTCGAATTCTCCCAGGGCACGCCGCAGCAACGCGTCGAGGTCGTCGGTGTTCAGTTGATAGCGCACGCCAGCCTCGAGTCGGGCGAGGTCCAGCAGGTCCGTGAGTAGTCCGGAAAGACGGTCCGCTGCCTGGGCGTTCAAGTTGAGCAAACGCTCCTGCTCGGGGGTGAGCTCTCCGGGGATTCGGTCGAGCAAGAGGCCGTTGGTCTCCTGGATCGAAACCAACGGTGTCTTCAGGTCGTGAGAGACTTGAGCCAGGAGCTTCCCCCGCTTTCGAGTTAGCTCCCACAGATCCGAAACCATGCGGTTGAAAGCGTGCGAGAGTTCGACGAGTTCGTCGCTTCCTCCGGGATCTACTTTTCTATCGAAGCGTCCCAGGCTCACTTCTCGTGTCGCGGAACTCAGTCGCTTGATCGGCTTCTGAATACCTCTGAGCGTCACCCAGAATCCGATTGCCGTCAGGGAGAGTGCCAGCGCCGTCACGCCCCAAGCCAGGCGCGTGGTGCTCCTCGACGTCGCCAGCGCGCGCTCCGCTCGCGCGCTCACTCCAGACTGGGTGGCGTCCAGGATCGCGTGCCCCGCGACCTTCAGATCCGAGACGTCCGCAGCGAAGCGGGCTTGGCGTTCCGGGCTCGTTTCCGTCGGCGGGGCCTTGGGCAGGCGTTTCCAACGCTGCTCGAAGCGCACAAGCGCTGCGCTTTCCCCGTCGCCCAGTGCCAGCCCATGCAGGGCTTGGACGTCCAGG
It includes:
- a CDS encoding HAMP domain-containing histidine kinase codes for the protein MRVATRMSVGSILALLPLIALLTYLLGRVQHLAEESRETSGSFQIAARALTLIQRLDPLEEYAQKHAVTQDERYAQRYSRTHEAIALDVQALHGLALGDGESAALVRFEQRWKRLPKAPPTETSPERQARFAADVSDLKVAGHAILDATQSGVSARAERALATSRSTTRLAWGVTALALSLTAIGFWVTLRGIQKPIKRLSSATREVSLGRFDRKVDPGGSDELVELSHAFNRMVSDLWELTRKRGKLLAQVSHDLKTPLVSIQETNGLLLDRIPGELTPEQERLLNLNAQAADRLSGLLTDLLDLARLEAGVRYQLNTDDLDALLRRALGEFEARAKERKVTLTLQSPGALLLQCDGQRLLQLVSNLLDNALKFTPQAGRVQLTLRLANEHDVPEAPQSWLEKDRAPRYALVSVRDSGPGIPKAELEQIFDDFFQGQARSEVTPRRGVGLGLAICREIVAAHQGAIWARNAEPGAELFVLLPCLAQQPERSSPKPLLTRATLPSGNAA